Proteins encoded together in one Coffea arabica cultivar ET-39 chromosome 2c, Coffea Arabica ET-39 HiFi, whole genome shotgun sequence window:
- the LOC113724763 gene encoding uncharacterized protein isoform X1 has translation MLVIPTTPPLPRHHSFLFPNRSTSPTPTTTGGDSSNSRRWGCSCSATATAPKSPLHHRLFKYSSRNNNIQMMRLRPPPLPRRVPGGCCRRRRLVFSCLVTDPDCFQVGRLIGTYGFMNITSYSGLRSEGMLGSAPLQLEDSGIFGSFKVQDVGEGNFQIRLYQGRISQGPFRGTPVVFKVYPGQQVGGIEADLMAANELNAHAFLQSNQNDACQNIQLLVGGFETKTGEQWLAFRNDGIYSAADYAKVSSQSMSKDPDHGDSRFWNPFDKDLTLRRRRYFVTKLFQGTMRGLAYMHDNDRLHQSLGPYSVVLNTMVEKEAAYLVPRLRDLAFAVDVRYPQLENDSGTLSEGLWRRASAAGAFTPMEKRAFGIADDIYEAGLLLAYLAFLPFCEAGTMDSLSLQRLLENTFQLDLEATREYCLADDRLLEGVRYLDLRDNAGWELLQAMLNRDFRKRPTAEAVLNHRFLSGSSL, from the exons ATGCTGGTAATACCAACAACACCACCGCTACCACGCCACCATTCCTTCCTTTTTCCCAACAGAAGTACCTCTCCTACTCCTACTACTACTGGTGGTGATAGCAGCAATTCCAGGAGGTGGGGGTGCTCGTGCTCTGCTACTGCTACTGCTCCCAAGTCTCCTCTGCACCACCGCCTCTTCAAATACAGCAGCAGGAACAACAACATTCAGATGATGAGACTCAGACCCCCTCCTCTTCCTCGCCGTGTCCCTGGAGGCTGTTGCAGAAGAAGAAGACTAGTATTTTCGTGTCTGGTTACCGACCCAGATTGTTTCCAAGTGGGCCGGCTTATTGGTACCTATGGTTTCATGAATATCACCAG TTACTCAGGCTTGCGATCCGAAGGGATGCTGGGCAGTGCTCCCCTCCAGCTTGAAGATTCTGGAATATTTGGGTCCTTCAAAGTTCAGGATGTCGGAGAAGGCAACTTCCAGATCAG GCTTTATCAAGGCAGAATATCTCAAGGTCCCTTTCGAGGTACTCCCGTTGTTTTCAAG GTATATCCTGGGCAACAAGTCGGTGGCATTGAAGCCGATTTGATGGCTGCAAACGAGCTAAATGCCCATGCTTTCCTTCAG AGCAATCAAAACGATGCTTGTCAAAATATCCAGCTACTTGTTGGAGGATTTGAGACAAAAACAGGGGAGCAG TGGCTGGCTTTCCGTAATGATGGTATATATAGTGCTGCAGACTATGCTAAAGTTTCAAGTCAGAGTATGTCGAAAGACCCTGATCACGGAGACAGTAGGTTTTGGAACCCTTTTGACAAAGACCTAACTCTAAGACGGAGGAGGTATTTTGTCACTAAGTTGTTCCAGGGTACCATGAGAGGCTTAGCATACATGCATGACAATGACAGACTACATCAGAGTCTTGGACCTTATTCAGTTGTTCTCAA TACAATGGTTGAGAAAGAGGCCGCTTACCTCGTTCCGAGGCTTCGGGATCTTGCCTTTGCAGTTGATGTTAG GTATCCCCAGCTAGAAAATGATTCTGGGACACTATCAGAAGGACTTTGGAGACGGGCATCAGCTGCAGGAGCTTTCACTCCTATGGAGAAAAGGGCCTTTGGAATAGCAGATGACAT ATATGAAGCCGGACTACTTTTGGCCTACCTAGCTTTCCTTCCATTTTGTGAAGCTGGAACAATGGATAGCCTATCACTGCAG AGGCTTCTGGAGAACACTTTCCAGCTTGATCTTGAAGCTACAAGAGA ATACTGTTTAGCTGATGATCGATTGCTGGAAGGTGTCAGGTATCTGGATCTTAGGGATAATGCTGGTTGGGAATTGCTGCAG GCAATGCTCAATCGTGACTTCCGGAAGAGGCCAACTGCAGAAGCGGTATTGAACCATCGATTCTTGTCTGGCTCTAGCCTCTGA
- the LOC113724763 gene encoding uncharacterized protein isoform X5, whose product MSEKATSRSALLCRLYQGRISQGPFRGTPVVFKVYPGQQVGGIEADLMAANELNAHAFLQSNQNDACQNIQLLVGGFETKTGEQWLAFRNDGIYSAADYAKVSSQSMSKDPDHGDSRFWNPFDKDLTLRRRRYFVTKLFQGTMRGLAYMHDNDRLHQSLGPYSVVLNTMVEKEAAYLVPRLRDLAFAVDVRYPQLENDSGTLSEGLWRRASAAGAFTPMEKRAFGIADDIYEAGLLLAYLAFLPFCEAGTMDSLSLQRLLENTFQLDLEATREYCLADDRLLEGVRYLDLRDNAGWELLQAMLNRDFRKRPTAEAVLNHRFLSGSSL is encoded by the exons ATGTCGGAGAAGGCAACTTCCAGATCAG CGCTTCTTTGCAGGCTTTATCAAGGCAGAATATCTCAAGGTCCCTTTCGAGGTACTCCCGTTGTTTTCAAG GTATATCCTGGGCAACAAGTCGGTGGCATTGAAGCCGATTTGATGGCTGCAAACGAGCTAAATGCCCATGCTTTCCTTCAG AGCAATCAAAACGATGCTTGTCAAAATATCCAGCTACTTGTTGGAGGATTTGAGACAAAAACAGGGGAGCAG TGGCTGGCTTTCCGTAATGATGGTATATATAGTGCTGCAGACTATGCTAAAGTTTCAAGTCAGAGTATGTCGAAAGACCCTGATCACGGAGACAGTAGGTTTTGGAACCCTTTTGACAAAGACCTAACTCTAAGACGGAGGAGGTATTTTGTCACTAAGTTGTTCCAGGGTACCATGAGAGGCTTAGCATACATGCATGACAATGACAGACTACATCAGAGTCTTGGACCTTATTCAGTTGTTCTCAA TACAATGGTTGAGAAAGAGGCCGCTTACCTCGTTCCGAGGCTTCGGGATCTTGCCTTTGCAGTTGATGTTAG GTATCCCCAGCTAGAAAATGATTCTGGGACACTATCAGAAGGACTTTGGAGACGGGCATCAGCTGCAGGAGCTTTCACTCCTATGGAGAAAAGGGCCTTTGGAATAGCAGATGACAT ATATGAAGCCGGACTACTTTTGGCCTACCTAGCTTTCCTTCCATTTTGTGAAGCTGGAACAATGGATAGCCTATCACTGCAG AGGCTTCTGGAGAACACTTTCCAGCTTGATCTTGAAGCTACAAGAGA ATACTGTTTAGCTGATGATCGATTGCTGGAAGGTGTCAGGTATCTGGATCTTAGGGATAATGCTGGTTGGGAATTGCTGCAG GCAATGCTCAATCGTGACTTCCGGAAGAGGCCAACTGCAGAAGCGGTATTGAACCATCGATTCTTGTCTGGCTCTAGCCTCTGA
- the LOC113724763 gene encoding uncharacterized protein isoform X6, which produces MSEKATSRSGFIKAEYLKVPFEVYPGQQVGGIEADLMAANELNAHAFLQSNQNDACQNIQLLVGGFETKTGEQWLAFRNDGIYSAADYAKVSSQSMSKDPDHGDSRFWNPFDKDLTLRRRRYFVTKLFQGTMRGLAYMHDNDRLHQSLGPYSVVLNTMVEKEAAYLVPRLRDLAFAVDVRYPQLENDSGTLSEGLWRRASAAGAFTPMEKRAFGIADDIYEAGLLLAYLAFLPFCEAGTMDSLSLQRLLENTFQLDLEATREYCLADDRLLEGVRYLDLRDNAGWELLQAMLNRDFRKRPTAEAVLNHRFLSGSSL; this is translated from the exons ATGTCGGAGAAGGCAACTTCCAGATCAG GCTTTATCAAGGCAGAATATCTCAAGGTCCCTTTCGAG GTATATCCTGGGCAACAAGTCGGTGGCATTGAAGCCGATTTGATGGCTGCAAACGAGCTAAATGCCCATGCTTTCCTTCAG AGCAATCAAAACGATGCTTGTCAAAATATCCAGCTACTTGTTGGAGGATTTGAGACAAAAACAGGGGAGCAG TGGCTGGCTTTCCGTAATGATGGTATATATAGTGCTGCAGACTATGCTAAAGTTTCAAGTCAGAGTATGTCGAAAGACCCTGATCACGGAGACAGTAGGTTTTGGAACCCTTTTGACAAAGACCTAACTCTAAGACGGAGGAGGTATTTTGTCACTAAGTTGTTCCAGGGTACCATGAGAGGCTTAGCATACATGCATGACAATGACAGACTACATCAGAGTCTTGGACCTTATTCAGTTGTTCTCAA TACAATGGTTGAGAAAGAGGCCGCTTACCTCGTTCCGAGGCTTCGGGATCTTGCCTTTGCAGTTGATGTTAG GTATCCCCAGCTAGAAAATGATTCTGGGACACTATCAGAAGGACTTTGGAGACGGGCATCAGCTGCAGGAGCTTTCACTCCTATGGAGAAAAGGGCCTTTGGAATAGCAGATGACAT ATATGAAGCCGGACTACTTTTGGCCTACCTAGCTTTCCTTCCATTTTGTGAAGCTGGAACAATGGATAGCCTATCACTGCAG AGGCTTCTGGAGAACACTTTCCAGCTTGATCTTGAAGCTACAAGAGA ATACTGTTTAGCTGATGATCGATTGCTGGAAGGTGTCAGGTATCTGGATCTTAGGGATAATGCTGGTTGGGAATTGCTGCAG GCAATGCTCAATCGTGACTTCCGGAAGAGGCCAACTGCAGAAGCGGTATTGAACCATCGATTCTTGTCTGGCTCTAGCCTCTGA
- the LOC113724763 gene encoding uncharacterized protein isoform X4, which yields MLVIPTTPPLPRHHSFLFPNRSTSPTPTTTGGDSSNSRRWGCSCSATATAPKSPLHHRLFKYSSRNNNIQMMRLRPPPLPRRVPGGCCRRRRLVFSCLVTDPDCFQVGRLIGTYGFMNITSYSGLRSEGMLGSAPLQLEDSGIFGSFKVQDVGEGNFQIRLYQGRISQGPFRGTPVVFKVYPGQQVGGIEADLMAANELNAHAFLQSNQNDACQNIQLLVGGFETKTGEQWLAFRNDGIYSAADYAKVSSQSMSKDPDHGDSRFWNPFDKDLTLRRRRYFVTKLFQGTMRGLAYMHDNDRLHQSLGPYSVVLNTMVEKEAAYLVPRLRDLAFAVDVRYPQLENDSGTLSEGLWRRASAAGAFTPMEKRAFGIADDIYEAGLLLAYLAFLPFCEAGTMDSLSLQRLLENTFQLDLEATRECVNCMHCC from the exons ATGCTGGTAATACCAACAACACCACCGCTACCACGCCACCATTCCTTCCTTTTTCCCAACAGAAGTACCTCTCCTACTCCTACTACTACTGGTGGTGATAGCAGCAATTCCAGGAGGTGGGGGTGCTCGTGCTCTGCTACTGCTACTGCTCCCAAGTCTCCTCTGCACCACCGCCTCTTCAAATACAGCAGCAGGAACAACAACATTCAGATGATGAGACTCAGACCCCCTCCTCTTCCTCGCCGTGTCCCTGGAGGCTGTTGCAGAAGAAGAAGACTAGTATTTTCGTGTCTGGTTACCGACCCAGATTGTTTCCAAGTGGGCCGGCTTATTGGTACCTATGGTTTCATGAATATCACCAG TTACTCAGGCTTGCGATCCGAAGGGATGCTGGGCAGTGCTCCCCTCCAGCTTGAAGATTCTGGAATATTTGGGTCCTTCAAAGTTCAGGATGTCGGAGAAGGCAACTTCCAGATCAG GCTTTATCAAGGCAGAATATCTCAAGGTCCCTTTCGAGGTACTCCCGTTGTTTTCAAG GTATATCCTGGGCAACAAGTCGGTGGCATTGAAGCCGATTTGATGGCTGCAAACGAGCTAAATGCCCATGCTTTCCTTCAG AGCAATCAAAACGATGCTTGTCAAAATATCCAGCTACTTGTTGGAGGATTTGAGACAAAAACAGGGGAGCAG TGGCTGGCTTTCCGTAATGATGGTATATATAGTGCTGCAGACTATGCTAAAGTTTCAAGTCAGAGTATGTCGAAAGACCCTGATCACGGAGACAGTAGGTTTTGGAACCCTTTTGACAAAGACCTAACTCTAAGACGGAGGAGGTATTTTGTCACTAAGTTGTTCCAGGGTACCATGAGAGGCTTAGCATACATGCATGACAATGACAGACTACATCAGAGTCTTGGACCTTATTCAGTTGTTCTCAA TACAATGGTTGAGAAAGAGGCCGCTTACCTCGTTCCGAGGCTTCGGGATCTTGCCTTTGCAGTTGATGTTAG GTATCCCCAGCTAGAAAATGATTCTGGGACACTATCAGAAGGACTTTGGAGACGGGCATCAGCTGCAGGAGCTTTCACTCCTATGGAGAAAAGGGCCTTTGGAATAGCAGATGACAT ATATGAAGCCGGACTACTTTTGGCCTACCTAGCTTTCCTTCCATTTTGTGAAGCTGGAACAATGGATAGCCTATCACTGCAG AGGCTTCTGGAGAACACTTTCCAGCTTGATCTTGAAGCTACAAGAGA GTGTGTGAATTGCATGCATTGCTGCTGA
- the LOC113724763 gene encoding uncharacterized protein isoform X2 has translation MLVIPTTPPLPRHHSFLFPNRSTSPTPTTTGGDSSNSRRWGCSCSATATAPKSPLHHRLFKYSSRNNNIQMMRLRPPPLPRRVPGGCCRRRRLVFSCLVTDPDCFQVGRLIGTYGFMNITSYSGLRSEGMLGSAPLQLEDSGIFGSFKVQDVGEGNFQIRLYQGRISQGPFRGTPVVFKVYPGQQVGGIEADLMAANELNAHAFLQSNQNDACQNIQLLVGGFETKTGEQWLAFRNDGIYSAADYAKVSSQSMSKDPDHGDSRFWNPFDKDLTLRRRRYFVTKLFQGTMRGLAYMHDNDRLHQSLGPYSVVLNTMVEKEAAYLVPRLRDLAFAVDVRYPQLENDSGTLSEGLWRRASAAGAFTPMEKRAFGIADDIYEAGLLLAYLAFLPFCEAGTMDSLSLQRLLENTFQLDLEATREYCLADDRLLEGVR, from the exons ATGCTGGTAATACCAACAACACCACCGCTACCACGCCACCATTCCTTCCTTTTTCCCAACAGAAGTACCTCTCCTACTCCTACTACTACTGGTGGTGATAGCAGCAATTCCAGGAGGTGGGGGTGCTCGTGCTCTGCTACTGCTACTGCTCCCAAGTCTCCTCTGCACCACCGCCTCTTCAAATACAGCAGCAGGAACAACAACATTCAGATGATGAGACTCAGACCCCCTCCTCTTCCTCGCCGTGTCCCTGGAGGCTGTTGCAGAAGAAGAAGACTAGTATTTTCGTGTCTGGTTACCGACCCAGATTGTTTCCAAGTGGGCCGGCTTATTGGTACCTATGGTTTCATGAATATCACCAG TTACTCAGGCTTGCGATCCGAAGGGATGCTGGGCAGTGCTCCCCTCCAGCTTGAAGATTCTGGAATATTTGGGTCCTTCAAAGTTCAGGATGTCGGAGAAGGCAACTTCCAGATCAG GCTTTATCAAGGCAGAATATCTCAAGGTCCCTTTCGAGGTACTCCCGTTGTTTTCAAG GTATATCCTGGGCAACAAGTCGGTGGCATTGAAGCCGATTTGATGGCTGCAAACGAGCTAAATGCCCATGCTTTCCTTCAG AGCAATCAAAACGATGCTTGTCAAAATATCCAGCTACTTGTTGGAGGATTTGAGACAAAAACAGGGGAGCAG TGGCTGGCTTTCCGTAATGATGGTATATATAGTGCTGCAGACTATGCTAAAGTTTCAAGTCAGAGTATGTCGAAAGACCCTGATCACGGAGACAGTAGGTTTTGGAACCCTTTTGACAAAGACCTAACTCTAAGACGGAGGAGGTATTTTGTCACTAAGTTGTTCCAGGGTACCATGAGAGGCTTAGCATACATGCATGACAATGACAGACTACATCAGAGTCTTGGACCTTATTCAGTTGTTCTCAA TACAATGGTTGAGAAAGAGGCCGCTTACCTCGTTCCGAGGCTTCGGGATCTTGCCTTTGCAGTTGATGTTAG GTATCCCCAGCTAGAAAATGATTCTGGGACACTATCAGAAGGACTTTGGAGACGGGCATCAGCTGCAGGAGCTTTCACTCCTATGGAGAAAAGGGCCTTTGGAATAGCAGATGACAT ATATGAAGCCGGACTACTTTTGGCCTACCTAGCTTTCCTTCCATTTTGTGAAGCTGGAACAATGGATAGCCTATCACTGCAG AGGCTTCTGGAGAACACTTTCCAGCTTGATCTTGAAGCTACAAGAGA ATACTGTTTAGCTGATGATCGATTGCTGGAAGGTGTCAG ATAG